The DNA region TCGGACGACGCAAGACGCTGTGCGAGACTGGCCTCATCGAGCGTCCCGGGCACGACCGTCAGAATGTCGTCACCCCAGGTGATAGGCGCGTTTGCCCGCGTCCAGCATCCCGACATGCCCGTGACGCCCGGCACGACCTCGACCGGCACGATGGCGTCCAACCGCCGCCACATGTGCATGAACGAGCCGTAAAAGAACGGATCGCCCTCTGCCAGCAGGCCCACGGAATGACCGCTCTTGAGCTCCCGCTCGATCGCGTCAGCGGTCTCTCGATAGAACGCGGCGATCTGCGTCTGATAGTCCGGGTGCTCGGCCGGAATCTCGTCGGTCACGGGATAGACGAACTTCAGCTCGCGCCGCGTATCATCAACGAGCCCCGAGACGATCTTGCGAGCGTTTCCCTGCCGGCCCTTCTTGGCGAAGTAGGCAAGCACATCGACCGAGCGCACCAGCGCGGCCGCGCGGAGCGTCAGATAGCGCGCGTCGCCGGGGCCGACGCCGATGCCGTACAGCGTGCCGGCCTTTGCCGTTCCAGCGATGTCCTCAAGAGGGATCATTCGGTCTCACTTGCGAGCGCGTTGATCGCGGCAGCGGCCATTGCGCTACCGCCTTTTCGGCCCGCGACGATCAGATACGGGCAATGGCCGGAGGCCCTCAAAGCCTCCTTGGATTCAGCCGCGCCGACGAAGCCGACGGGAATTCCGATGATCGCTGCCGGACGCGGCGCGCCTTCGTCCAACATTTCAAGCAGCCGGAACAGCGCCGTTGGCGCATTCCCGATCGCAACCACCGCGCCGCCGAGCAACGGCCGCCACAGCTCGAGAGCCGCCGCCGAACGCGTCGTTTGCAGGCGATCTGCAATCTCGGGCACCGCCGGATCGCCGAGTGAACAGATAACGGCGTTATCGGCCGGCAGGCGGCTGCGCGTGACGCCGTACGCCACCATGTTCGCGTCGCAAAGGATCGGCGCCCCTACAAGCAGAGCAGCGCGAGCGGCCGACGCGAAGTCGTCCGACATGAGGATGTCGGACGCGATCTCAACCATGCCGGAAGCATGGATGATACGCACGGCCACTTTCTCCGCATGGCCCGCAAAGCGCGAGAGATCGGCCTCCGCCCGAATGATGGAGAACGAGTTGCGGTAGATCTCCGGTCCATCGCGGAGATAGGAGCGCTCTTGCTGCATGAGGTCAGGCTCCAGACCTGAGAATAGCGGGAAGATCGTTGAGATCGGCTGGCGCGAGATACGCATTGGGCGCTGTCGCGGCGGTGCCGTGGCGGACAATACCGAAGCCGCCCGAACCTGCAACCAGCACCAGATCGGCGGACCGCGAGCGGGCGCATCCCTTGGCGCATCCCGAGACGTGCGCGGATGAGACGCCGGGCAACGGCATCATCGCGGCGATGCGGCGTGCGGCCGCCCGCGTATCCCCACACGCGGAACGGCAAGCCGGGGCACCCGGACACGCATCGATCGCTATGATGGGATCTGCCGGAACCGTCACGAGCCCGTAGTCGCGCGCCGTCGAACTGAGCGCCACGGCAGCATCACGATCAGGCACCGCCGCGTAGAGCACACGCCACGGCGACACGCGGAAGGCAGTGACAGCATGATCGCCTGCCGTGCTTGCAATCAACGCCAGCGTCTCAGCCGTAAGACGCCCGAACGGCGCGCCTAAACCGACCGCAATCATCTCACCACGCGCTTCGATAAGCCCTACGCGATCCGAAGCGGAGACATCGACGGAGGCATGATCGATCGCAGATCCATCATCACCAAGCGCTGACCGCAGTGAGACGAATGCGCTCTCGTCGAGATCGCGTATTCGCGCACGCGGCAATTTGGGTAACACAACGAACGCCCGCGCCAAACGCACAGCAGCGGTGACCGCCTCGTCACGATCGAGCACGCATAGCCATCGCGTACCCTCCACCGTATCGACGCCCAGCGCGATCCCAACACGCCCCTCGGCGGCAACGGCTTTGAACCGGATATCCGCGCGCTCGCCATCGAGCCCCAGCAGACCACCGCCGTCGACAGAGAACCCGAACTTTCCCGGCAGCGACCACAGCGCGGGCATATCGGCCAAAGCCTGTTCCAACGCCGCTGCGATCGGGCGCACGTCGCAGATCTCTGTCGGGTCGATCCCGGCCAGCGGGCTCACTATGACATTGCGCACGGCCTCCGCGTGGGCATGCGCATCCATCAAGCCGGCGCCCGATAAGGCTGCCCACACTTCAGGAAGAGCGCACGCATCGATCCCTCGGATCTGCAGGTTGGCGCGGCGCGTGAGATCGATGTGGCCATTGCCATGGCGCGTCGCCACCTCACAGAGCGCCAACACCTGAGCAACGCTGATCGCCCCGCAGCGCGGACGCACACGCACGATCAGGCCGTCCCCGGTCTGCATGGGCCTCAGCGCCCCAGGGCACCAGCCCTTGACCGACGCGGGCTCAGCCATAGCCCCGATCGCGCTCATGACGTGACCTCAGCGGCAGTCGATCTTCCACGCGATCCAGCCAGCACATGCGCAAGCTCGGCGTGCACGGCGTTGCGGCGCGGCGTCCAGAGGCGCCGATCAATCGCATCCTTAAGGCGCGCAGAAATGGCCCGCATGGCAGGCGCGTTGAGCTCCATCAGCGTCGCGAGGCGCGCCTCATCGACAATGACACAGTCATGAACGGCATCGAACAGATGATCACCAATAATGCCGGCCGTGGCCGCGAAGGCATAAAGAGCATCGACGCCCTGCGCGATCTCGGCGACACCGCGATGCCCGTGCCCGATCATGCCTGCGAGCCAGCGCGAATTGGTTAGCCGGCCGCGCACGATGCGCACGATCTCCTCCTCGATCGTGCGGGCACGCGGTGCCTCCGGCCGGCTCGTGTCGAGATGATAGAGAGACGGAGAGCGCCCCAACTGCGCGGCAGCTGCCGCGAAACCGCCGGCGAAATCGGCAACACCATCGCCGTCGAGCAGATCACGCTCGCGGTCGTCCTGCGGATGCACCAGCGCATCTGCCGCAGCAACGAGGCCCGCGAACTCCTGCGGCGCAGACCGCTCGGCGCCATCGCCACCATAGGCGTGCGAAGATGTTTCGAGATACGCTTCAGCCAGATCGTTGCGCGTGGCCCAAGGGCCATCAAGTGCCGCAGAGGCGGCACCTGCGCCATACGTCCCGGGCTCACCACCGAAGATGCGCGCGAGGCTCGCGCCCTTGCGCCGGGCAGCCGCCGGCGGGTTCCAGTCGTCCGGCTCGTCTCGCTCGGCAACAAGGCGCACCGCGAGGTCGAACAGCGCAATCTGTGCCGGAAAGATGTCGCGAAACGAACCCGAGATACGTAACGTGACGTCGATGCGGGGACGCTCGAGCTTGGCCATCGGCAACACCTCGATGCCGATCACGCGGTTCGAGCCGTCGTCCCATTTCGGCCGAGCGCCTAGGAAAGCGAGCGCCTGAGCGAGATCGTCGCCACCCGTGCGCAGCGAAGCCGAGGCCCAGAGATCGAGCATCAGCGCCCGCGGATAGTCGCCGTGATCCTGAAGGTAACGGCGCACCACCTCATCGGCCGCGCGCCCTCCTACGATGGCGGCGGTGCGCGTTGGCACCGCACGCGGATCGATCGTCGTGAGATTGCGTCCCGTCGGCAGCACGTCACGCCGTCCGCGCGTGGGCGCGCCAGACGGACCCGGCGCAACGCGGCGCCCATCGAGCGCAGCGAGCAGCGCCTCGCGCTCGTGGCGCGCGCAATCGGCAATAGCCGCCTCAACCACCGCAACGTCGGCGTTAGCCGATGCACGAGCAATGGCGTTTGCCAGAGCGGCGCATGCCTCCGCGGACTGCTCTCGTCCAAAGACATGGAGATGGTCGCGGATCGCAAGATCCTTGATATCGCAGAGCTGAGCGTCGAGCTTGGCGATGGCCTCACGCGGCGCGTCCGTCTTCTCGAGACCGCAATCCTTGGCGAGACCTGAGCGCCAAGCGCGATCGAGGATCTCGCGTTCGAGGATAGCGATGCGGCGCCGGTCGACGCCATCGGCTTCGGCATACTCCTCGATCAAGCCTTCGAGCTCACCGAGCGGTCCCTCGAGCCCGGCTTCGCACAAGGGCGGCGTCATGTGGCCAATGGTAACGGCGGAGATGCGCCGTTTGGCCTGCACCGCTTCGCCTGGGTTGTTGACGATGAACGGGTAGATGACGGGGATCGGCCCCAGCACGGCCTCAGGAAAACACGTCTCCGAAAGCGCCAGCGCCTTACCGGGCAGCCATTCGAGCGTTCCGTGCGTGCCCATGTGCACGAGTGCGTCGATCCGCTCCTGCTCGCGCAGCCAGGCATAAAGCGCCACATAAGCGTGCCGCGGCGGAAGTTGTAGATCGTGGTAGGCGGTTTTACGGTCGCCATGCGCGCCACGGTCGGGCTGCAGCCCGACAACAAGATTGCCGTGCCAAATACACGAGTAACGGAAATGTCCGTCGCGGAAGCTCGGATCGTCTTCCGCCGCGCCCCATGCACCGGCAAGCACGCCCTGGATCTCCGGTGGCAAGCGGGCAAAGTGGCGCTTATACCAATCGAGCGGCACTTCGATCAGATCAGACGGCGCCGCTCCGGAAAGTTGCGCGATCAGGCCGCTAGCTTCTATTGGCTCTGCGCCGACAGCGTAGCCCTCCCCACCGAGCGCGGCCACGATCTCGACGACGCTTTCAGCCGTATCGAGCCCGCAGGCGTAGCCCGTTCGCCCTGCGCGATTGGGATAGTCGGAAAGCAGCAGCGCAAGCTTGCGCTCCGACCGCGGCTTGCGACGCAAACGAACCCACGCCGCAGCAATATCCGCCACGAACGCGACGCGACCGGCATCCGGCTCATGCACGACGCGCGCATACTCAAGCCCCGCTTCGGCCACAAGATCAGCCTTGAAGGAAACAGCACGCGTGAACAGACGACCGTCGAGCTCGGGCAGCACGACGTTCATGGCAAGGTCGCTTGGCGACAATCCACGCGATGCCCCAGTCCAGGCGCTATGCGGATGCCCTGCAAGCGCAACCTGCAGCACCGGACAATCGGCAGCATCGAGCAGCGTCGTCTCGTCTGCGCGTAACGCCGAGAACGCCGTCGCATTGAGGATGACATCCGGCCGGACGCGGGCGATGAGGTCCGCAACGGGCTGTGCAACCTCCGGATCCTTGAGGCTCGTGACCGCGACCGCAACGGCATGGTGGCCACGCGTAGCAAGTGCCTCCACAAGCGCGGTGATCGGCTGATAGTCACCGGCCAGCAGGCTTGCGCGGTAGAAAACGACGAGCGCAACAGGCTTTCCCTGCACCGCATCGACATGGGCCAGAGGAACAGTGTCGCCATTCGGGGACAACGCGAGCGCAGCGTCCAACCCCACCGGCGGCCCCGCTGTGACATCAGCGCCAAGCAACTGGCACGCATAGAGCAGGAGATTGCGCGCATTGGCCGGCCCGCCAGCCCGAAAGTAACGCTCGAACGCCGCCAGCGCATCACGCGACACGGTCGAGATCGCGTCGAGCCGCGGATCGCGCCGATCGTCGCCCGGCAGCGCAACAAACAGGATTTGCCGCTTACGTGCCGCCTCAGCAATCTGCTCGAAACCGTAGCGCCAGTAGTCGAGACCGCCGAGACCGCGCACGATCACGAGGCGCGCACCTGCGATCACGCGCTCGATGTAGAGATCCACCGACATAGGGTGACGCAGCTTCTTGAGGCTTGCAAGCCGCAAGGTCGGAAAGCGCGACGGGTTTTCGCTCCAGACTGCTGCCAGTGCCGAGAGATCGCTATCGCTGAACGACAAGACGACGACGTCGGCGGGCGTCTGACCCAGATCGACCGCACCGTCTATCTCATCCAGCGAACCTGTCTCGACTGCGAGCAGATGCATTCGTCAACCTTACCCGCTCCCGATCGCTAGGGCGATGGCCTCGCGATCGAGGCCCTTCTGGCCGATGACGACGAGGCGGCCCTGACGCGGCTCCTCGGGTCGCCAGGGGCGATCAAACTGGTGTTGCAAACGCGAGCCGACGCCCTGGATCAAGAGGCGCATCGGCTTGCCCCTGACCTCAGCGAAACCCTTGATACGCAGGATATCGTGGGCATCAGCGGCGAGACGGATGCGCTCCAGAAGCGCCTCGGCGCCATCGAGCGTCGGAATCTCGACAAAGAACGTGTCGAAATCGTCGTGATCGTGCTCTGCCTCGTTGTCGTGATGCGACGGGCGCGCGGCCAGATCTGTTTCCGCCGCGGCACCTAGGCCCAGCAGCACGTTGGCATCGAGCTGCCCTCCCGTGGTCTCCACGACCTTCACCGCGCGCGGCACGGCGACCTTGATATCGCTCGCGACCTTATCCCGCTCGGCCGCCGTCATAAGGTCCGTCTTGTTGAGCACGATCAGATCAGCGCAGAGCAACTGATCCTCGAAGACTTCCTCGAGCGGGTTCTCGTGATCGACTGAAATATCTCCGACCCGCTGTGCAGCCAGCGCCTCTGGATCATCGGCGAAGCGACCCGCCGCAACGGCCGCGCCGTCGACAACGGCGATGACGCCATCGACGGTCACGCGTGAGGCGATAGCCGGCCAATTGAACGCCTGCACCAGCGGCTTGGGCAGCGCCAAACCTGAGGTCTCAATGAGAATGTGCTCGGGCGGCTCCGGCAGCGCCAACAAGCTTTCGAGCGCCGGCACGAAATCGTCGGCCACCGTGCAGCAGATGCAGCCGTTCGACAGCTCGACGATGCGGTCCTCGCTGCAGCTCTCGATGCCGCATCCCTTGAGGATCTCGCCGTCGATGCCGACGTCACCAAACTCATTGACGACCACGGCGAGACGCCGGCCTGCCCCGTTCTGCAGGATGTTGCGCACGAGCGTCGTTTTGCCGGCACCGAGGAAGCCGGTCACGATGCTGCACGGAACTTTCGCGAGCGCGGTCATGAGGGATCTTGCTCCGGATGAGAAAAGCCGAGCGGTGGCACGCGAGCGACGACCCCCTTGCGGAAAGCCTCGGGCCGCTCCTTCCACGGGATGATACCGTTGTTCGATTCCTGGAACGCGCGGGCCGACGCAACGATCTGGTCGAGATGCGTCTTGGTATCGAGATTGCCGATCAGATAGGTCCACTTGTCGGCACCGACGAGCGCGATCGTGCTTGGGCGATTGCACACCGCCAAACACTCGACCGGCGTTACCGTGATGGCCGCATCAGACGAGAGACGCTCCTGCAGAGCATCGACGAGCTGACGACCCGGCAAGTGAAAGCCCTCGCCATCCGGGTTCGCCCGCCGGCAGGAAACGCATACGAATACGGTTACGGGGGTCTCTGTCATCGCCTCGCCTACGCCTCGGCCACGACAGGGCTTTCGTTCCTTTGCCAGAACCAGCCGACCAGAGCGCCGGTCAGCGCCCACAGCACGGCATGCACAGCCAGGGAAGCGGACGCAAA from Hyphomicrobium sp. CS1GBMeth3 includes:
- a CDS encoding DUF1636 domain-containing protein, whose product is MTETPVTVFVCVSCRRANPDGEGFHLPGRQLVDALQERLSSDAAITVTPVECLAVCNRPSTIALVGADKWTYLIGNLDTKTHLDQIVASARAFQESNNGIIPWKERPEAFRKGVVARVPPLGFSHPEQDPS
- a CDS encoding precorrin-8X methylmutase; translation: MQQERSYLRDGPEIYRNSFSIIRAEADLSRFAGHAEKVAVRIIHASGMVEIASDILMSDDFASAARAALLVGAPILCDANMVAYGVTRSRLPADNAVICSLGDPAVPEIADRLQTTRSAAALELWRPLLGGAVVAIGNAPTALFRLLEMLDEGAPRPAAIIGIPVGFVGAAESKEALRASGHCPYLIVAGRKGGSAMAAAAINALASETE
- a CDS encoding precorrin-2 C(20)-methyltransferase — encoded protein: MIPLEDIAGTAKAGTLYGIGVGPGDARYLTLRAAALVRSVDVLAYFAKKGRQGNARKIVSGLVDDTRRELKFVYPVTDEIPAEHPDYQTQIAAFYRETADAIERELKSGHSVGLLAEGDPFFYGSFMHMWRRLDAIVPVEVVPGVTGMSGCWTRANAPITWGDDILTVVPGTLDEASLAQRLASSDAAVIMKIGRNLAKVRRAVDIAGLSERAIYVERGTMEDERILPLSQCDDIEGTYFAMVIIPGQGRRL
- the cobN gene encoding cobaltochelatase subunit CobN, which translates into the protein MHLLAVETGSLDEIDGAVDLGQTPADVVVLSFSDSDLSALAAVWSENPSRFPTLRLASLKKLRHPMSVDLYIERVIAGARLVIVRGLGGLDYWRYGFEQIAEAARKRQILFVALPGDDRRDPRLDAISTVSRDALAAFERYFRAGGPANARNLLLYACQLLGADVTAGPPVGLDAALALSPNGDTVPLAHVDAVQGKPVALVVFYRASLLAGDYQPITALVEALATRGHHAVAVAVTSLKDPEVAQPVADLIARVRPDVILNATAFSALRADETTLLDAADCPVLQVALAGHPHSAWTGASRGLSPSDLAMNVVLPELDGRLFTRAVSFKADLVAEAGLEYARVVHEPDAGRVAFVADIAAAWVRLRRKPRSERKLALLLSDYPNRAGRTGYACGLDTAESVVEIVAALGGEGYAVGAEPIEASGLIAQLSGAAPSDLIEVPLDWYKRHFARLPPEIQGVLAGAWGAAEDDPSFRDGHFRYSCIWHGNLVVGLQPDRGAHGDRKTAYHDLQLPPRHAYVALYAWLREQERIDALVHMGTHGTLEWLPGKALALSETCFPEAVLGPIPVIYPFIVNNPGEAVQAKRRISAVTIGHMTPPLCEAGLEGPLGELEGLIEEYAEADGVDRRRIAILEREILDRAWRSGLAKDCGLEKTDAPREAIAKLDAQLCDIKDLAIRDHLHVFGREQSAEACAALANAIARASANADVAVVEAAIADCARHEREALLAALDGRRVAPGPSGAPTRGRRDVLPTGRNLTTIDPRAVPTRTAAIVGGRAADEVVRRYLQDHGDYPRALMLDLWASASLRTGGDDLAQALAFLGARPKWDDGSNRVIGIEVLPMAKLERPRIDVTLRISGSFRDIFPAQIALFDLAVRLVAERDEPDDWNPPAAARRKGASLARIFGGEPGTYGAGAASAALDGPWATRNDLAEAYLETSSHAYGGDGAERSAPQEFAGLVAAADALVHPQDDRERDLLDGDGVADFAGGFAAAAAQLGRSPSLYHLDTSRPEAPRARTIEEEIVRIVRGRLTNSRWLAGMIGHGHRGVAEIAQGVDALYAFAATAGIIGDHLFDAVHDCVIVDEARLATLMELNAPAMRAISARLKDAIDRRLWTPRRNAVHAELAHVLAGSRGRSTAAEVTS
- the cobW gene encoding cobalamin biosynthesis protein CobW; its protein translation is MTALAKVPCSIVTGFLGAGKTTLVRNILQNGAGRRLAVVVNEFGDVGIDGEILKGCGIESCSEDRIVELSNGCICCTVADDFVPALESLLALPEPPEHILIETSGLALPKPLVQAFNWPAIASRVTVDGVIAVVDGAAVAAGRFADDPEALAAQRVGDISVDHENPLEEVFEDQLLCADLIVLNKTDLMTAAERDKVASDIKVAVPRAVKVVETTGGQLDANVLLGLGAAAETDLAARPSHHDNEAEHDHDDFDTFFVEIPTLDGAEALLERIRLAADAHDILRIKGFAEVRGKPMRLLIQGVGSRLQHQFDRPWRPEEPRQGRLVVIGQKGLDREAIALAIGSG
- the cobG gene encoding precorrin-3B synthase, yielding MSAIGAMAEPASVKGWCPGALRPMQTGDGLIVRVRPRCGAISVAQVLALCEVATRHGNGHIDLTRRANLQIRGIDACALPEVWAALSGAGLMDAHAHAEAVRNVIVSPLAGIDPTEICDVRPIAAALEQALADMPALWSLPGKFGFSVDGGGLLGLDGERADIRFKAVAAEGRVGIALGVDTVEGTRWLCVLDRDEAVTAAVRLARAFVVLPKLPRARIRDLDESAFVSLRSALGDDGSAIDHASVDVSASDRVGLIEARGEMIAVGLGAPFGRLTAETLALIASTAGDHAVTAFRVSPWRVLYAAVPDRDAAVALSSTARDYGLVTVPADPIIAIDACPGAPACRSACGDTRAAARRIAAMMPLPGVSSAHVSGCAKGCARSRSADLVLVAGSGGFGIVRHGTAATAPNAYLAPADLNDLPAILRSGA